ATTTTAATAACATATGATTAGTTTAAACTAATTAATAAACTAAAGAAAATATACACTAAATATTTATGTTATAGTTAGGTACCCTCTTAAATCATATTTTACTAACATAAGGTTCCTATAACAGTTAACATATTATATAATAATTACATAAGGAGTGTTTTATGGGACTTGCTCAACCAGTAGTTACTCAACAAATGGTTATAGCTGAACTTACTAAAGCTGGTATAAATAGAGATATTGCTATTGATCTCTCTTACAGATATTATAAAAATGAGCTTACGCACAAGGATATTGAGTATTTAGAGACTACTTTTAACCTTAAGCTTGAAAAGGTAGAAGCAACTTTACAAGCCGATATTAGAGACCTTGATAATAAAATTGACAACGTTAGAAATGAGTTAAAATCTGATATTAGAGACTTGGATAACAAAATTGATTCTGTTGAGAATAATCTTAACATCAAGATTGATAACGTTAAAAGTGAATTAAAATCTGACATTAGAGACCTTGATAACAAAATTGATTCTGTTGAGAATAATCTTAACATCAAGATTGATACTAAATTCAATGAACTTGATAATAAGATTGATAACGTTAGAGGTGAATTAAAATCTGACATTAAAGATCTAGATACTAAAATCGATACTGTTGAGAATAATCTTAACATCAAAATTGATACTAAGTTCAATGAACTTGATAATAAGATTGATACTGTTAGAATTGAATTGAAATCTGATATTAAAGACTTGGATAATAAAATTGATGTTAACAAAATGGAACTTAAGAGTACATTAAGACTTCATGGTTGGATGTTTGGAACTCTAATTACCCTTAATATAGGAATATTCTTAGCATTAATGTCATTATTAGTAAAGTAGATTTATTTAATTGAGATATTATCAATTATTTTTTTTTATCAAAATCATTTAATTTTTCGTTAACAACAATCAATATGGTTTATTGTTATATCATTTCGAAGTCTTTTTTGCCTCTTAAAAAGTAATAAGGAGGCACGTGATAATGAAAAGAATTACTTTATGTGCGTTATTTTTGACTTTATTTTTACTTCTTGGCTGTGGCAGTGGTACTACTAAGATGGAAGATCCTCAGAGTAGGTTCTTAAAGTCTGTGATTAGTTTAGGTAATGATTTCTTAAATGTTTTTACTTCCCTTTCTGATATGGTTGGAGGGGTTTTAGGTTTTAATACTACTACTAAAAAATCTGATGTTGGGAACTATTTTAAGACTATGCATGATACTCTTTCATCTACTAAGACATCTCTTGAGAAAATTGTTGCTGACATGAAATCTGATAATAATCCTAATGCAGAGGCTACTGATACCGCTGTAAAATCTCTAATTACTAATACTCTTGATCAAATAATCCAGGGTGCTAAGACTGCTAGTGAGGCTATTGGTACTGATAGTAATGACCTGCTTGGTAATGTTGCTGCTCAGAATAACGGTGGTGCTGCTGGTAGTGAAGTCGATAAACTAGTAAAGGGTATTAAATCAATTGTAGATGTGGTACTTGGTGAAAAAAAAGGAAATTCCGATGCTGGGGATGATAAAAAGGCTAGTGATGGTTCTACTGCAAGAACCGCTGCTGCTGGGGATGGTGAATCAGGTAAATTATTTGCTACTGGTGCGGGAGCTGTTGGTGATGTTAACAATTCAAAAAAGGTTGCAGCTGATGCTGCTAAAGCTGTTGGGGCTGTAACTGGCGCTGACATTTTACAAGCTATGATTAAGGATGATGGTGATGCTGTTAAATTAGCTACTTCTCAGAATGCTGGAGCTGCCCCTAAAGATGCTACTATTGCAGGAGGTATAGCACTGCGAGCGATGGCTAAGAATGGTAAATTTGCTGGTCCTAGTGCTGCTGCTGATGATGCTGTTACTGCAGTTAAAGGTGCAGCAATAAGTGCAGTTACTAAAGCATTAGATACTTTAACAATAGCAATAAGAAATACTATTGACTCAGGCCTTAAAACTATTAAAGATGCTATGAATATTAATCCTACTGATACTACTTTAACTAATGATAATCAGGCTTCTGAAGCTAAGAAAAACTAGTTAGAATTTAATAACAATATACATAACTAAATAAAGTCATTTGAGGAAAACTTTTCTTTTCATAAGAATTGTTTTCCTTTTGTGTTTATATAGTCTTTCTGAGGTAAAAAGGAGGCACGTGATAATGAAAAGAATTACTTTATGTGCGTTATTTTTGACTTTATTTTTACTTCTTAGTTGTGGCAGTGGACAACAGTCGGTTGATTCGGCTAATGGTGGCGGGGCAGCTACAGGAGGGAGCAGTTTAAGTTCTGTTCTCATGGATGTAGGTAGAAGTGCTAAGAATGCTTTTTATGCATTTTTAGAGCTACTTTCTGGTACATTAGGTTTTACTGCTAAATCAACTACAAAGAAAGAGGATGTAGGAGGGTATTTTAACAGCTTAGGTGCTAAGCTTGGAGACGCATCAACAGAATTAGAAAAGATAGCAAAAAGTCAGAGACAGAGCTTGATAAAGGTGAGCTAAACAAGATAATTAGAAGTGCAGTTGATTCTGCTAAGTCTATTTTAAACACATTAAAAACTCATTTGGACTCTTTAAAAGATATCGGTGATGCTAAACCAGTAGGTGAGGCTGCAAGTAATGCTCAAGGCACAGCACCAACTGATGTTGAATTAAAGAAAGTATATAATGCATTGAAAGGAATTGTAGAAGAAGCAGGTAAGGTAGGTGTTCCAAAGCCAGAAGCTGGAAATGTAGCAGTAAAAGTAGGTAATGCAGATAATAAAGATGGAGTAAAAGTCTTAGCTGCAGGTGCTAATGCAGGAGCAGCTGTGGGAGATAAAGCCGCAGCAATAGTAGCAGCAGTTAGTGGTGAAGAAATATTAGCTTCAATAGTTAAGTCACAAGAAAGTGATGCTGATGCAGCACTAGCAGTTGATGCAACTGCACAGACAAGTGCACTAAAGTTTGCAAGAGGAGGAAGTGATACAGGTCAGTTAGCAAAAGATGTAGCTAAAGCAGCAGCTGTAGCAGGAGGTATAGCATTACGTTCTTTAGTTAAGGATGGTAAATTAGCTGCGAATAATAATGATGATGACAAAGTAGTACAAGCAGTAGGAGTAAGTGCAGTAAATAAGTTATTGGTATCAATAGAGGATATAATTAAGAAGGCAGTAAAAGAATGTTCTTGAGAAAGCAAAAGAAAAAAATAGATAAAGCTAGATCCCCAAAACCAGCAGCTCAGCAGTAAAATAGATAGTTAGATTCATTACTTAAAATTAAGATTAGAAGGCAAACTTATCTCTAAGTCTGCCTTCTATATTAGTTGTAATGAAATTAAAAAGTTGAATAGTTCGGTAGTAATGCAGAGAATCTTCAAACCGTATTTTAACCTCTTATAGTTAATTTAGTTTATTTGTTCCTGTAGCAATCTTGTTTAATGTTAAGAAAGGTTAAGATAAATCTGTTTATGCAGCTAATGGTGTTGTTATTAGTGCTAATTCTAAGACATTTAATCTATCGCAAGAACTGTTTTTAGTGCTTGTAAAGTAATTTCAACAGTATTTTTAATAGCAATTAGAAGATATACTAAACGATTAAATAATAAAATAAATCTTGAAATGCTATTACACCTGCAATTTTAACAGTTAACATAAATAACTAGTACAAAATAAATATATAACTAAATAAAGTCATTTGAGGAAAACTATTCTTTTTATAAGATTCGTTTTCCTCAAATGACTTTATTTATATAGATATTTGTACTAAAGATAAGACAGTAACTTTTATTCAGTTCCATATTAATTAGGTGTAAGTAAGTATTATGAGATTAGTTTTGATTAGTAAGTGAGTAAAATTATTCTGAAAGTAAAGGTAGGAACCAGGTTTCTTAGTTTTTGTTTTTATTGAATGATATGTTTACTTTAGTTAATTGTTTTTTGATTATTTATTTTTTAAGTTTAAATTGGATGTGATTGATTACAAGTTTTAGATTAAGATTATATTTTTGTTCTTTATTGTATAAATTTACTTATTAAAATAATTTTGAATTACCTTTAATTATTACAGAATAGAATAATTGAGGTTTTATGGAATTTATTTTTGTTATTTAAAATAAAAGGGTGTACATTTGTCAGTAATTATTGTATTTCAATATCGAGATTCAATAATTAAATAATCTAATATCCCAGGAGGGAGATATGAAGAGAAATATTTTATCAGTATGTATGTTAGCATTATTATGTTTGTTATCATGTGATATGAATGCCCTTAATGATTTATTAAATGAAGTAAGGGAAAAGGTTTTAGATGAAAGCAAAGATAATAAATATTTAAACCATGAACAAGGAAATCA
The DNA window shown above is from Borrelia puertoricensis and carries:
- a CDS encoding variable large family protein — its product is MKRITLCALFLTLFLLLGCGSGTTKMEDPQSRFLKSVISLGNDFLNVFTSLSDMVGGVLGFNTTTKKSDVGNYFKTMHDTLSSTKTSLEKIVADMKSDNNPNAEATDTAVKSLITNTLDQIIQGAKTASEAIGTDSNDLLGNVAAQNNGGAAGSEVDKLVKGIKSIVDVVLGEKKGNSDAGDDKKASDGSTARTAAAGDGESGKLFATGAGAVGDVNNSKKVAADAAKAVGAVTGADILQAMIKDDGDAVKLATSQNAGAAPKDATIAGGIALRAMAKNGKFAGPSAAADDAVTAVKGAAISAVTKALDTLTIAIRNTIDSGLKTIKDAMNINPTDTTLTNDNQASEAKKN
- the bdr gene encoding Bdr family repetitive protein; this encodes MGLAQPVVTQQMVIAELTKAGINRDIAIDLSYRYYKNELTHKDIEYLETTFNLKLEKVEATLQADIRDLDNKIDNVRNELKSDIRDLDNKIDSVENNLNIKIDNVKSELKSDIRDLDNKIDSVENNLNIKIDTKFNELDNKIDNVRGELKSDIKDLDTKIDTVENNLNIKIDTKFNELDNKIDTVRIELKSDIKDLDNKIDVNKMELKSTLRLHGWMFGTLITLNIGIFLALMSLLVK